From a single Planctellipticum variicoloris genomic region:
- a CDS encoding IS66 family transposase, whose translation MRSGLRARGEIGDIIGMSHETSPVTPEQIAALPPEFRALLQAVIDHYERRIAALETEIATLKKTPRNSSLPPSTEHPHAKFPPQKTKSGKKRGGQPGHPKHERALIPTDQCQTVITVKPEACRCCGEPLTGDDPQPWRHQVWDVPEIKPLVTEYQRHRLTCPCCATSTCGELPPGVPQGQAGPRLVALAALLMGCFKQSKRRVALFLEQVLNQPCSPGWVVKLQNLATSALAPSYDELSKQLPAETVLGIDESPTKEANRKSWLWTFVAGSYTVFALRTTRAATVLQDLLTDAFDGVVNCDRAKMYYSVGRPQWCWAHLKRALT comes from the coding sequence TTGAGATCTGGTCTTCGCGCCCGCGGCGAAATCGGCGACATCATCGGCATGTCGCACGAAACGTCGCCGGTGACTCCTGAGCAGATCGCCGCCCTGCCGCCCGAATTCCGGGCGCTGCTGCAGGCGGTGATCGACCATTACGAACGGCGCATCGCCGCCCTCGAAACCGAGATCGCCACGCTCAAGAAAACGCCCCGCAATTCGTCCCTGCCGCCCAGCACCGAGCATCCGCACGCCAAATTCCCGCCGCAAAAAACGAAGAGCGGCAAGAAACGGGGCGGTCAGCCGGGGCACCCGAAGCACGAGCGGGCTTTGATTCCCACCGACCAATGCCAGACGGTCATCACGGTCAAACCGGAGGCCTGCCGGTGTTGCGGCGAGCCGCTGACGGGGGACGATCCGCAGCCGTGGCGGCATCAGGTGTGGGACGTGCCCGAGATCAAGCCGCTCGTCACCGAATACCAGCGGCATCGCCTGACCTGCCCCTGCTGCGCGACGAGCACCTGCGGCGAACTGCCGCCGGGCGTGCCCCAGGGCCAGGCCGGACCGCGGCTGGTGGCCCTCGCGGCGCTGCTCATGGGCTGCTTCAAGCAGAGCAAGCGGCGAGTCGCGCTGTTCCTCGAACAGGTGCTGAACCAGCCCTGTTCGCCGGGCTGGGTGGTCAAGCTGCAGAACCTGGCGACGTCCGCCCTCGCGCCGTCCTATGACGAACTGTCGAAACAACTGCCGGCCGAGACGGTGCTGGGGATCGACGAATCGCCGACGAAGGAAGCGAACCGCAAGAGCTGGCTGTGGACGTTCGTCGCCGGCTCGTACACGGTCTTCGCGTTGCGGACCACGCGGGCCGCGACGGTCCTGCAGGATCTGCTGACCGACGCCTTCGACGGGG
- a CDS encoding sulfatase-like hydrolase/transferase, whose amino-acid sequence MLPRLVLLMFGCWAFSSESAFATPPNVVFILTDDQGAVDAGCYGSTDLVTPNIDALAARGVRFTQFYSAAPVCSPSRAGILTGRYPVRAGVPGNCASQPGEKGALPPEQVTIAEAFRGAGYATAHIGKWHLGYTPETLPLAQGFDHSFGHMGGCIDNWSHFFYWSGPNIHDLHRNGREVFHDGQYFPELMADEAITFIDRHREQPFFLYFAMNAPHYPYQGEAKWLERFKDLEYSRRLYAAFLASQDERIGRLLKHLDQTGLRENTIVVLQSDNGHSTEERAHWGGGSAGPYRGAKFSLFEGGIRLPAMISWPGQIPQGEVRNQVAHACDWFPTLTELCGVQLPETDIDGLSLTPVLKSADAPSPHKTLHWQVGNGPNAQWAVRHGDWKLIGNVQDTTVGNKPGAKAAERPPLFLSNIARDSAERTNLMDSNPDIVQQLQQLHTDETKRP is encoded by the coding sequence ATGCTGCCCCGACTGGTGCTTCTGATGTTCGGCTGCTGGGCGTTCTCCAGCGAGTCAGCATTCGCCACCCCCCCCAACGTCGTCTTCATCCTGACGGACGATCAGGGGGCGGTTGACGCGGGGTGTTATGGCTCGACGGATCTGGTGACGCCGAACATCGACGCTCTCGCCGCCCGCGGCGTACGGTTCACGCAGTTTTATTCGGCGGCGCCGGTCTGTTCTCCATCGCGGGCGGGCATTCTGACCGGGCGTTATCCCGTCCGCGCCGGCGTCCCCGGCAACTGCGCTTCACAGCCCGGCGAGAAAGGGGCGCTCCCACCCGAACAGGTGACGATCGCGGAAGCGTTTCGCGGCGCAGGTTACGCGACGGCCCACATCGGCAAGTGGCACCTGGGCTACACCCCCGAAACATTGCCGCTCGCCCAGGGGTTCGACCATTCGTTCGGACATATGGGGGGCTGCATCGACAACTGGTCTCACTTCTTCTACTGGAGCGGGCCGAACATTCACGACCTCCACCGCAACGGTCGCGAAGTCTTTCACGACGGCCAATACTTCCCCGAACTGATGGCCGACGAGGCGATTACTTTCATCGACCGGCACCGGGAGCAGCCGTTCTTCCTCTACTTCGCGATGAACGCCCCGCACTATCCCTACCAGGGGGAGGCGAAGTGGCTGGAGCGATTCAAAGATCTGGAGTATTCCCGGCGTCTCTATGCGGCGTTTCTGGCCAGCCAGGACGAGCGGATCGGGCGACTGCTCAAGCATCTCGATCAGACCGGCCTGCGCGAGAACACCATCGTCGTGCTGCAGTCGGACAATGGTCACTCGACCGAGGAACGGGCGCACTGGGGAGGTGGCAGCGCCGGTCCTTACCGCGGCGCGAAGTTCAGCCTCTTCGAAGGAGGCATCCGACTGCCGGCGATGATCAGTTGGCCGGGACAGATTCCGCAGGGAGAAGTCCGCAATCAGGTGGCCCATGCCTGCGACTGGTTCCCGACGCTGACGGAACTTTGCGGAGTCCAGCTCCCGGAAACGGATATCGACGGTCTCAGCCTGACGCCGGTGCTCAAGTCGGCCGACGCTCCCTCGCCGCACAAGACGCTCCACTGGCAGGTCGGCAACGGACCGAATGCGCAATGGGCGGTCCGTCATGGCGACTGGAAGCTGATCGGCAACGTACAGGACACGACCGTCGGCAACAAGCCGGGCGCGAAGGCGGCCGAGCGGCCTCCTCTGTTCCTCAGCAACATCGCCCGAGATTCCGCCGAGCGGACCAACCTGATGGATTCGAATCCCGACATCGTCCAGCAACTGCAGCAACTGCATACGGACGAGACAAAACGCCCCTGA
- a CDS encoding arylsulfatase, protein MLTRLMMTLASLTAATVVQAADRPNVIVILADDQGWGDLSVHGNTNLSTPHIDSLARDGAIFDRFYVCPVCSPTRAEFLTGRYHPRGNVWNVSTGGERLDLDERTIADAFAAGGYATAAFGKWHNGMQYPYHPNGRGFQEYYGFCSGHWGDYFSPPLEHNGKPVRGNGFIIDDLTDHALTFLEQHRQQPVFCYLALNTPHSPMQVPDSFYKKFDNNELPLRYHGKEREELDHTRAALAMCENIDWNVGRVLAKLNELKIADNTIVLYFSDNGPNGWRWNDGMRGRKGTTDEGGVRSPLLVRWPGQIPAGTKIPQISAAIDLLPTLLDLTGVQRVGDKPLDGVSLAPLLRGKTAEPTDRMIFSHWANKVSVRTQQYRLDAAGRLYDMLADPGQQTDISKQQPDVAARLAAAVKDWEGTVLAEMVREERPFTVGYHEFPVTQLPARDGIPHGGVERSGKAPNCSFFTNWTTTEGRITWIVDVHTAGAYEVVVDYACPAVDVGSTIELSCGPHRLKARIVEAHDPPLRGHEHDRASRGSESYVKDFQPLTLGELQLDRGPGTLTLRATDIPGKNVMEVRGLWLTLKP, encoded by the coding sequence ATGTTGACGCGACTGATGATGACGCTCGCTTCATTGACGGCCGCAACCGTCGTCCAGGCCGCCGATCGGCCGAACGTCATCGTAATCCTCGCCGACGACCAGGGCTGGGGCGACCTCAGCGTGCATGGAAATACCAACCTCAGCACGCCTCACATCGACTCGCTGGCGCGCGACGGGGCGATCTTCGACCGCTTCTACGTCTGCCCCGTCTGTTCGCCGACACGGGCCGAGTTCCTGACCGGACGCTATCACCCGCGCGGCAACGTCTGGAATGTCTCCACCGGCGGCGAGCGGCTCGACCTCGACGAGCGAACCATCGCCGACGCCTTCGCCGCCGGCGGCTACGCCACCGCCGCATTCGGCAAATGGCACAACGGCATGCAATACCCCTATCACCCGAACGGTCGAGGATTCCAGGAATACTACGGCTTCTGCTCGGGACACTGGGGGGACTACTTCAGCCCGCCGCTGGAGCACAACGGAAAACCGGTCCGCGGCAACGGCTTCATCATCGACGACCTGACCGACCACGCGTTGACCTTCCTGGAACAGCACCGTCAGCAACCGGTCTTCTGCTATCTGGCGCTCAACACGCCCCACTCGCCGATGCAGGTTCCCGACAGCTTCTACAAAAAGTTCGACAACAACGAATTGCCGCTGCGTTATCACGGCAAAGAGCGGGAGGAGCTCGACCACACCCGGGCCGCACTCGCCATGTGCGAAAACATCGACTGGAACGTGGGACGCGTCCTGGCGAAGCTCAATGAACTGAAAATCGCCGACAACACGATCGTCCTGTACTTTTCCGACAACGGTCCGAACGGCTGGCGCTGGAACGACGGGATGCGCGGGCGCAAAGGAACTACGGACGAAGGGGGCGTCCGCTCGCCGCTGCTCGTCCGCTGGCCCGGCCAGATCCCCGCGGGAACGAAGATCCCGCAGATCTCCGCCGCCATCGATCTGCTGCCGACCCTTCTCGACCTGACCGGCGTCCAGCGCGTCGGCGACAAGCCGCTCGACGGCGTCAGCCTGGCCCCCTTGCTCCGTGGCAAGACCGCGGAACCGACGGACCGGATGATCTTCTCCCACTGGGCCAACAAAGTCAGTGTCCGGACCCAACAGTACCGGCTCGATGCGGCCGGCCGCCTCTACGACATGCTCGCCGATCCCGGCCAGCAGACCGACATCAGTAAGCAACAGCCCGACGTCGCCGCCCGCCTCGCCGCCGCCGTCAAAGACTGGGAAGGGACCGTCCTGGCCGAAATGGTCCGCGAAGAACGCCCCTTCACGGTCGGCTATCACGAGTTCCCGGTCACGCAACTACCGGCCCGCGACGGCATCCCGCACGGCGGCGTCGAGCGCAGCGGCAAGGCCCCGAACTGTTCGTTCTTTACGAACTGGACGACCACCGAAGGCCGGATCACCTGGATCGTCGACGTCCACACCGCAGGCGCCTACGAAGTCGTCGTCGACTACGCCTGCCCCGCGGTCGACGTCGGCTCGACCATCGAACTGAGCTGCGGCCCGCATCGGCTGAAAGCGAGAATCGTCGAGGCCCACGACCCGCCCCTCCGCGGCCACGAGCATGACCGGGCCTCACGCGGCTCAGAATCCTACGTCAAAGACTTCCAGCCCCTGACGCTCGGCGAACTGCAGCTCGATCGCGGCCCCGGAACTCTCACGCTTCGCGCGACCGACATCCCCGGCAAAAACGTGATGGAAGTCCGCGGCCTGTGGCTCACGCTCAAACCGTAA
- a CDS encoding sulfatase family protein, translated as MRIILTPVALFSIVLSALSPAAAEKPNIVVILADDLGYGDVRCYNPEGKIATPHMDRLAAEGVRFTDAHTPSAVCTPTRYGLLTGRYCWRSKLKSGVLGGLSPRLIEPDRLTIASLLKSQGYHTTAAGKWHLGMNWKKLPGKDVAELNIEAADQVHNVDYTQPVTDGPNSVGFDDYFGISASLDMVPYAYLRNDRLTAPPVGDRAFLMMAGRDNGGKTRLGPAAADFDAANVLPELTREAVRSIGARAEAARNGKPFFLYLPFASPHTPILPTADWLGKSGLNPYGDFVMQTDTAVGEVLRKLDEEGLSSNTLVVVTSDNGCSPQAQYPELLAKGHNPSGILRGHKADLYEGGHRVPFLVRWPGHAPAGKTGEQLVCLTDVLATVADILDAPLPANAAEDSFSFLPVLTGTTEALRPDLISHSINGSFAIREGKWKLLLCPGSGGWSAPRPGKDDTSALPLVQLFDLEADIGERDNLALKHPEVVERLTTRLEAQAAAGRTTPGPRQPNTTPVDPWKAGRDAHRPLARKPR; from the coding sequence ATGCGGATTATCCTGACCCCAGTAGCCCTGTTCTCGATCGTGCTTTCCGCTCTGTCACCGGCCGCCGCCGAGAAACCGAATATCGTCGTGATCCTCGCCGACGATCTCGGCTACGGCGACGTCCGCTGCTACAACCCCGAAGGCAAAATCGCCACGCCCCACATGGACCGCCTCGCCGCCGAAGGCGTGCGATTTACCGACGCCCACACTCCATCGGCCGTCTGCACGCCCACGCGGTACGGTCTGCTGACCGGCCGCTACTGCTGGCGATCGAAGCTCAAAAGCGGCGTCCTCGGCGGCCTCAGTCCACGGCTGATCGAGCCCGATCGCCTGACCATCGCGTCGCTGCTGAAAAGCCAGGGCTACCACACGACCGCCGCCGGCAAGTGGCACCTCGGGATGAACTGGAAGAAGTTGCCCGGCAAGGACGTGGCGGAGCTCAATATCGAAGCCGCCGATCAGGTCCACAACGTCGACTACACGCAGCCCGTCACCGACGGCCCCAACAGCGTCGGCTTCGACGATTACTTCGGCATCAGCGCGTCGCTCGACATGGTCCCCTATGCCTACCTCCGCAACGATCGGCTGACCGCACCCCCCGTCGGTGATCGCGCATTCCTCATGATGGCCGGCCGAGACAACGGCGGCAAAACCCGCCTCGGCCCCGCCGCTGCAGATTTCGACGCCGCCAACGTGCTGCCCGAACTGACCCGCGAAGCCGTCCGCTCGATCGGCGCCCGCGCCGAAGCCGCCCGCAACGGAAAACCTTTCTTCCTCTACCTGCCGTTTGCCTCTCCCCATACTCCCATCCTCCCCACTGCCGACTGGCTGGGAAAGAGCGGCCTGAATCCCTATGGCGACTTCGTCATGCAGACCGACACGGCCGTCGGCGAAGTCCTTCGGAAGCTCGACGAGGAGGGACTGTCCAGCAACACCCTCGTGGTCGTGACCAGCGATAATGGCTGCTCGCCGCAGGCCCAATACCCGGAACTCCTCGCCAAAGGCCACAACCCCAGCGGAATTCTGCGTGGGCATAAGGCCGATCTTTATGAAGGGGGCCACCGCGTCCCGTTCCTCGTCCGCTGGCCGGGACATGCTCCCGCAGGAAAGACCGGCGAGCAACTCGTCTGCCTGACCGACGTCCTCGCCACCGTCGCCGACATCCTCGACGCTCCACTGCCGGCGAATGCCGCGGAAGACAGCTTCAGCTTCCTGCCGGTGCTGACGGGAACCACGGAAGCGCTTCGCCCCGATCTGATCTCCCACTCGATCAACGGCTCCTTCGCGATCCGCGAGGGAAAGTGGAAGCTGCTCCTCTGCCCCGGATCGGGAGGCTGGAGCGCACCCCGTCCCGGCAAAGACGACACGAGCGCCCTGCCGCTCGTCCAGCTCTTCGATCTGGAGGCCGACATCGGCGAACGCGACAATCTGGCCCTCAAACACCCCGAAGTCGTCGAACGACTGACAACGCGGCTCGAAGCGCAAGCGGCGGCAGGTCGCACAACTCCGGGACCGCGGCAGCCGAACACGACGCCGGTCGATCCCTGGAAAGCCGGGCGGGACGCCCATCGCCCGCTAGCCCGCAAGCCCCGGTGA
- a CDS encoding methyltransferase, with the protein MTHSSPEKILQVGFGFWSSKTLLSAVELGVFTELAKQPENLHELQTRLGLHPRSAADFLDALVALGFLERTDGVYRNTPSTDLFLDRNKPSYVGGILEMSSHRLYPFWGHLTEALRTGEHQNETRHGGEDFFGALYADPQRLREFLRAMSGLSRGANMAIARQLPWAQYKTYVDVGTAQGDLAVQIALANPHLTGIGFDLPKAGPVFDDYVAENGLSDRVRFQPGDFFKDELPRADVILMGHILHDWGLDDKQMLIRKACDALPDGGALVVYDALIDDDRRQNAFGLLMSLNMLIETPAGFDYTGADGCGWMREAGFRETRVEHLVGPDSMIVAIK; encoded by the coding sequence ATGACTCACTCCTCGCCCGAAAAGATTCTGCAGGTCGGCTTCGGCTTCTGGTCCTCCAAGACGCTTCTCAGCGCCGTCGAACTCGGCGTCTTCACCGAACTGGCGAAACAGCCCGAAAACCTGCACGAGCTGCAGACCCGGCTCGGGCTCCATCCTCGTTCCGCCGCCGATTTTCTCGACGCCCTCGTGGCCCTCGGATTTCTGGAACGGACCGACGGCGTCTACCGCAATACGCCGTCCACGGATCTGTTCCTCGACCGGAATAAGCCGTCGTACGTCGGCGGCATCCTGGAGATGAGCAGTCACCGGCTCTATCCGTTCTGGGGCCACCTCACCGAAGCCCTCCGCACCGGCGAGCATCAGAACGAAACCCGCCACGGCGGCGAAGACTTCTTCGGCGCCCTCTACGCCGACCCGCAGCGACTGCGGGAATTCCTGCGGGCGATGTCCGGACTCAGCCGGGGCGCCAACATGGCGATCGCCCGCCAGCTCCCCTGGGCTCAGTACAAGACCTACGTCGATGTCGGGACTGCCCAGGGAGATCTCGCCGTGCAGATCGCACTGGCCAACCCGCACCTGACCGGCATCGGTTTCGACCTTCCCAAGGCCGGGCCAGTCTTCGACGACTACGTGGCGGAAAACGGGTTGTCAGATCGCGTCCGCTTCCAGCCGGGCGATTTTTTCAAAGACGAGCTGCCGCGGGCCGACGTCATCCTGATGGGCCACATCCTGCACGACTGGGGCCTCGACGATAAACAGATGCTGATCCGGAAGGCCTGCGACGCCCTGCCAGATGGCGGCGCGCTCGTCGTCTACGACGCATTGATCGACGACGATCGCCGGCAGAACGCGTTTGGCCTGTTGATGAGCCTCAACATGCTGATTGAGACGCCCGCCGGTTTCGATTACACCGGGGCCGACGGCTGCGGCTGGATGCGCGAGGCCGGTTTCCGCGAAACTCGGGTCGAACACCTGGTCGGCCCCGATTCGATGATCGTCGCCATCAAGTAG
- a CDS encoding 50S ribosomal protein bL37, protein MAKNQRKVKPANHGKRPCSAKHRKSRKKGMAI, encoded by the coding sequence ATGGCCAAGAATCAGCGTAAAGTGAAGCCCGCCAACCACGGCAAGCGTCCGTGCAGCGCCAAGCATCGCAAGTCCCGCAAGAAGGGCATGGCGATCTGA
- the der gene encoding ribosome biogenesis GTPase Der: protein MSVPKVAIIGRPNVGKSSLLNWLSHKRISIVDPMAGVTRDRVTYLMHVEDRFFELVDTGGIGIVDRDDLEADIERQIEIGINEADVILFVVEGPVGITPLDREVGQRLRKIQKPKLLVINKCDSPKTDQEVAEFFGIVDAPVICTSVKGNRNQKELLKAILKTLPEADAMEPEEGGDREADPELKLAIVGRRNVGKSTFINQLAETERMIVSEIPGTTRDSVDIRFQADGKSFIAIDTPGVRKRKSLANSVEWYGLARAKRSIRRADVVLMFFDCTERVSRVDKQLVSEIRDECKPCIFVVNKWDLSGEMSMEQWSEYLFKLFADMRYVPVAFVTALTGRNVKKLIHLAQTIHKQARERVTTGELNRVIRAGVANWPPPMRQNRTAKILFATQVGTEPPTIVIKCNDAVLFDESWKRYLFGYLREHLPFQEVPVKVYFRSKGDSNQKPGFHPRETQEFEEELAAWQAEEQGEWNDADEFQDGQMQDE from the coding sequence ATGTCTGTCCCCAAAGTGGCCATCATTGGACGGCCCAACGTCGGCAAGAGCTCGCTGCTGAACTGGCTGTCCCACAAGCGGATTTCGATTGTCGACCCGATGGCGGGAGTGACGCGCGACCGTGTGACGTATCTGATGCACGTCGAGGATCGCTTTTTCGAGCTGGTCGACACCGGGGGCATCGGGATCGTCGACCGGGACGATCTGGAGGCGGATATCGAGCGCCAGATCGAGATCGGCATCAATGAGGCGGATGTGATCCTGTTCGTCGTGGAAGGTCCGGTTGGCATTACGCCGCTCGACCGCGAGGTCGGGCAGCGGCTGCGGAAGATCCAGAAGCCGAAGCTGCTGGTGATCAACAAGTGCGATTCGCCGAAGACGGACCAGGAAGTCGCGGAATTCTTCGGCATCGTGGACGCGCCGGTCATCTGTACGAGCGTCAAAGGGAACCGGAATCAGAAGGAACTGCTGAAGGCGATCCTGAAGACGCTGCCCGAAGCCGACGCGATGGAGCCCGAAGAGGGGGGCGACCGCGAGGCGGATCCGGAGTTGAAGCTGGCGATCGTGGGCCGGCGGAACGTCGGCAAGAGCACGTTCATCAACCAGCTCGCCGAGACCGAGCGGATGATCGTCAGCGAGATTCCGGGGACGACGCGGGACAGCGTGGATATCCGGTTTCAGGCGGACGGCAAGTCGTTCATCGCCATCGACACACCCGGCGTCCGCAAGCGGAAAAGCCTGGCCAACAGCGTCGAGTGGTACGGGCTGGCCCGCGCCAAGCGGAGCATCCGCCGGGCGGATGTGGTGCTGATGTTTTTCGACTGCACCGAGCGCGTCTCCCGCGTGGACAAGCAGCTCGTGTCGGAGATCCGGGACGAGTGCAAGCCCTGCATTTTCGTGGTCAACAAGTGGGATCTGTCGGGCGAGATGTCGATGGAGCAGTGGTCGGAGTACCTCTTCAAACTCTTCGCCGACATGCGTTACGTCCCGGTGGCCTTTGTGACGGCGTTGACCGGCCGGAACGTGAAGAAGCTGATCCACCTGGCGCAGACGATTCACAAACAGGCCCGCGAACGGGTCACCACCGGCGAATTGAACCGGGTGATCCGGGCGGGCGTGGCCAACTGGCCGCCGCCGATGCGGCAGAACCGGACGGCGAAGATTCTGTTCGCGACGCAGGTGGGGACCGAGCCGCCGACGATCGTGATCAAGTGCAACGATGCGGTGCTGTTCGACGAGTCGTGGAAGCGGTATCTGTTCGGCTACCTGCGGGAGCACCTGCCGTTCCAGGAGGTGCCGGTCAAGGTTTACTTCCGGTCCAAGGGGGATTCCAACCAGAAGCCCGGCTTCCACCCGCGGGAAACGCAGGAGTTCGAGGAAGAGCTGGCGGCCTGGCAGGCGGAGGAGCAGGGCGAGTGGAACGACGCCGACGAGTTCCAGGACGGGCAGATGCAGGACGAGTAG
- a CDS encoding tyrosine-type recombinase/integrase: MTATPWELTRESFLSEDEVARLLAHLRQVEQESSDRSAAATDRVIIETLLFSGVRNTEFCRLLIADTCIATGRPEFQVSERPGEVRTVHLPRSLCELLESYVREFHPQRLPAGVRPDDIEQPLILNERGKPYERTALYRRVVRILSAAGLAERASVQLLRHTYGYLAYKRTGGNLLFVQQQLGHAHPMVTAIYAQFVPFNQPDLANAVAERP, translated from the coding sequence GTGACCGCAACGCCCTGGGAACTGACCCGCGAAAGCTTCCTGTCCGAGGATGAAGTCGCTCGGCTGCTGGCCCATTTGCGACAGGTCGAACAGGAATCGAGCGACCGGAGTGCAGCCGCGACGGATCGGGTGATCATCGAGACGCTGCTCTTCTCGGGCGTTCGCAATACCGAGTTCTGCCGGCTGCTCATTGCGGACACCTGCATCGCCACAGGCCGGCCCGAGTTTCAGGTTTCCGAGCGTCCAGGCGAAGTCCGCACGGTCCATCTGCCCCGCAGCCTGTGCGAGCTGCTGGAAAGCTACGTCCGCGAATTCCATCCTCAGCGTCTCCCTGCCGGCGTCCGGCCGGACGACATTGAACAGCCGCTGATTCTCAACGAACGCGGCAAACCCTACGAGCGAACCGCCCTCTACCGCCGGGTCGTGAGAATCCTCTCCGCCGCCGGGCTCGCGGAGCGAGCCAGCGTGCAACTGCTCCGGCATACCTACGGCTATCTCGCCTACAAACGAACCGGCGGCAATCTGCTGTTCGTCCAGCAACAGCTCGGCCACGCCCATCCGATGGTCACGGCCATCTACGCCCAGTTCGTCCCGTTCAACCAGCCTGATCTCGCCAACGCCGTCGCGGAACGTCCGTAA
- a CDS encoding acyl carrier protein yields the protein MTATVELNDVYPVVRELIADGLGIEIEDIQPDSLFEDDLGGESIDYLDLQFQVEKRLGIKNSILGVIKHDAWECDADGRLTPSCLVRLQTQYATLDWTPLTSQPGPQLPKQLMTVGNICKLIQHAARQQ from the coding sequence ATGACTGCAACCGTGGAACTGAATGATGTCTATCCCGTTGTCCGGGAACTGATCGCCGACGGCCTGGGAATTGAAATCGAAGACATTCAGCCCGATTCGCTCTTCGAGGATGATCTCGGTGGAGAATCGATCGATTACCTCGATCTTCAATTCCAGGTGGAAAAACGCCTGGGAATCAAGAACTCGATCTTAGGCGTCATCAAGCACGACGCATGGGAGTGCGACGCCGACGGGCGGCTGACTCCCTCATGCCTGGTTCGACTGCAGACTCAGTACGCAACTCTCGACTGGACCCCGCTGACTAGCCAGCCCGGCCCACAGTTGCCAAAGCAGCTCATGACGGTCGGAAACATCTGCAAACTCATCCAACACGCTGCCCGTCAGCAATAG
- a CDS encoding FliA/WhiG family RNA polymerase sigma factor: MVTKVTDDIGELWNAFKQDQSNQELRNALIERFLPLVRYNAERVWSKLPDGVDLNDLMSAGVFGLIDAIEAFDLERGVKFETYCVPRIRGAMLDELRTMDWVPRLVRSKASKMEAARKEAEAELGRPPSDTEISRKMGLPIEEFERLKSEASAVNLVSLNKKWYETDSYKDVREIDIIEDSKGEDPTKGIQKRDLMKLVTKGLNRNERLIIILYYYEELTMKEIGTTLGLSESRVSQMHSSIVNRLKDQLRRRRPEFAQ, translated from the coding sequence ATGGTCACAAAGGTAACCGACGACATTGGCGAGCTGTGGAACGCGTTCAAGCAGGATCAATCGAATCAGGAGCTGCGAAACGCTCTGATCGAGAGGTTCCTGCCGCTGGTCCGATACAACGCCGAGCGTGTCTGGTCCAAGCTCCCCGATGGCGTCGACCTGAACGATCTCATGTCGGCGGGCGTGTTCGGGCTGATCGATGCGATCGAGGCGTTCGACCTCGAACGCGGCGTGAAGTTCGAGACGTACTGCGTGCCGCGAATTCGCGGGGCGATGCTGGACGAACTGCGGACGATGGACTGGGTTCCGCGGCTGGTGCGCAGCAAGGCCAGCAAGATGGAGGCCGCCCGGAAAGAGGCGGAAGCCGAACTGGGCCGTCCGCCGTCCGATACGGAAATCTCCCGCAAGATGGGACTGCCGATCGAGGAATTCGAGCGGCTCAAGAGCGAAGCCAGCGCGGTCAACCTGGTCAGTCTCAACAAGAAGTGGTACGAGACCGACAGCTATAAGGACGTCCGCGAGATCGACATCATCGAGGACTCCAAAGGCGAGGACCCGACGAAGGGGATCCAGAAGCGGGATCTGATGAAGCTGGTCACCAAGGGCCTCAACCGCAACGAGCGGCTGATCATCATCCTGTACTACTACGAAGAGCTGACGATGAAGGAAATCGGAACGACCCTGGGTCTGTCCGAGTCCCGCGTCAGCCAGATGCATTCGAGCATCGTGAACCGGCTGAAAGACCAGCTCCGCCGTCGGCGTCCGGAATTCGCCCAGTAA